The nucleotide sequence TGCTTCTTCTCTCTTGAGGCAACGAATCCAGACATGAAGGTCGCCGCTCTAAGTGAGTATTATTCCATGGGTTTTCCATGAAGATTCTTTTATTGTGGGAATGCTGATTCTCAACATGAAGAGAGTTAGAATTTTTAGTATATGGTTATTTTGTTCAATACGTTTATAGTAGTGAAAGTGATGTGTTCGAAATATTCTTTATTTACATGAGATTATTTTTCAGACGGCTGGGATTAACTCCAAAATTTTACGAGAGATTACAATTTCTGAATAACATTGAATGTAGACTTATAAAGAACTTTTCTTATGTCTACTTTCTTCAAAACTGTTtacttaattttcatataaaactgTTAAGGAGTATCATATGTTGTAAAAACACAAACATTATTGCAGATTACTTTCTAAACTTGATAGCTTCagaaaagtaaaatgacatttaTAAAATATTCAGTAATAAAGAAAGTTTTTGTACATACAAGCCTATCAGAGAATGAAAGATAAGGAATGCGTATATAAAGCTAATACGAACGTACATAAATAGAAATAACTAgaatcaacatacatacatatatatgtgcgtgcgtacATACATGATGTATGATTCAAGCCCTTTAATGAAAACCTTCATGTATTTCAGTCTGTGCTCTGATGGGGTTAGCAGTAGCCCTCCCAGGCCTCCGACTGCGCCGCGACTCGACGCCATTCCAGTTCGAACTGCCTTCCAACGCCTCCCTCATCCTGGGTACGATCCGAACAGGCTTCGACTGCGCTAACCTCCCCTACGGTTACTATGCCGACCAAGACAATAACTGCGCCGTCTTCCACGTCTGCCTCCCTTACATCGACCACGACCTCTTCGTCGTCCGTCAGTTCTCCTTCTTCTGCGGGGAGGGCACCGTCTTCGACCAGGAGCGCCTCGTCTGCGACTTCCCCGAGTTTGCCCTTCCCTGCTCCGAGGCCGCCACCTACAGGAAATCCAACGAATACTTTGGTCAAACGGAAGTTAAATTCCTGGAGAAGTGAAATACCTGAACAGTGACTTTTTGTCCCCgattttctgtttgtttattttgGAATATTCCCATGCAACTCCCAAAGTTCCTATCCCTatttcataatttgtttctatgttAAATAAAAGTTATACTAGTATATGATTTTCTTTAACAAACTTTGTCCCTTTGTAGATAGTGTTGTTATTTTGGTGTTATCAATTAACTTTCTTTGCCACTCTCACTACCATTTGTCATAAGAtatctaagtcctttttttcaagtCTCCAAGTGgctaattttagaaatattattattattattattcccatgcAATTGGAGATGATCTAAGAGTACGTATACGAATGGCGTTAGCCTGTAACTGGTGGTCCTTTATTTAAATGCTAACCTGACCCTTTGTTGATAAGCTTCACTTAACAAGATACCTGTATCGTAGCAATTGTGCAGCGCTCTGACATCACTAATAATCACCCTTCCATATACTAACTAAAACCAATATTTAGGTACTATATGAATTTGAAACTTACGCAGAGTTCCTCATAGACAACAATAGAGCAAATAAATTACAGATTTGATACTGGGATGTCTTAGAAAGTATTGCGTATTCAGATATAATAAGCAAATGAATTTGACTTCAATAGCTTTCCTCATAAGCCACTTGTAAACAAATATACTCCGGAAATTCCTTATGACTTAAGATGTTTCGTACGTTCGTACGTTCTTTGGCCTCATTTGACCCACTACCATTCATGTTGGGCATCTGATAATAGTTGTAGGTTTCTAAGAATTAATATCGTAGAAATTTTTAAAACCCCAACGAAAAAGTTGGGAACAGTGAGCAAACACACATATGAGTTTTCACCGTACCATAACCGTACTCGTCCCTATAGTCACATGTAATTTTGTAAAATTTGCTGTTGCACTGGTGATTGTTGGACCTGATTTCCAGCTTGAATGTTCTCTTCTTGAGTTAAATAGTTGGGTCCCTTCATCGGGTTAAggaacctggaggagtacagtaggATCCTCCCAATCCTTTCCAAGGAAAGTTCCTTTTTCATGATTACATAGATCAATGACATGTCCCCTTTCCGTAGAAAGATGTCTGGGTTGgcgtttttcatcattttttttttctaaagaagtaTGCTTTAGAATATTTCTTCCCTGCATTCATTTCCTCCTCGGTTTCTTGTAATTTCTTTGTGCATTCTTCAGAAGCTTCGCGTCTCAAAGATGGCTGAGAAGTGGTGCTGCTGCTGCCGTCGCGTGTCCCTAACCCTGAAAGCAGAGCGGGATCGGCGGTCTTGGACACTTGACCTGAACAAGGGGTTGCTTCTGTgatgttgtacacacacacacacacacacacatatatatatatatatatatatatatatatatatatatgcctatatatacgtatatatataaataatatatatgtatatatgcataatgtatatatacgtttatatatgtatatatatatatatatatatatatatatatatatatatgtgtgtgtgtgtgtgtgtgtgtgtgtgtgtgggtgtgtatgtgtatcatGTTGCACAAGttcatgatatacatacatacatacatatatatatatatatatatatatatatatatatggaaagagagagagagagagagagagagagagagagagagagagagagagagagagagagaaagagagagagcaaatcTTTTATATTAATTTGGATGAGTAAAGTCTTCACAGCATTTACTTCATCTTCCCAAATCATGATCTCACTATGAGAAACACGTGGATTTTTCACCACAGGAAACCAACACGAATCCACTGGTAatataatttatcaataatataaaaatatcactaaTTTATCAAACTGGGTAATCTTCAAGATTACAAATTCTACACAGATTCGTGAGACAGAGAGCAGACGTGCTGAGGAAATAGAAGTGGTATACAACAGCAAGATTTTCAGGGCCACTTTCCAGAATATTGCTTACACTGGCAAAAACTTAGAGTAAAAAAAAgcaaaagtcctggaataaatgttgccaggcatttactgttttcatAGCggaaatattgatgtaaaggagtgatattacagtcaccaacccttaGAATATGATAACACTGtatggtagaaattacggtcgcctgtatttaaccgAAACACGGCCGAGAACAATATATTTCTACGGggaatttctgatcaaaattacgttttttttttaacagtgtattgatGAGATGGTGTCGATCATATTTCGGAAATGAAGTCGACCCCCAAAAATCattgattatattcattcaatcaGGGTAGCAAAGTTCCGCAAAATATTCTCCAGCTTTATGGTATAAAAGATCAGCCCTAAGTAGGCCTATATGTGGCCCAATAATAAAGGACCCAACTTCTCTCGGTCGGACTTATGTAAGAGACTTCGCTCATTCATGACTTCACTTATTCCTATTGCCAATATTTGGATGAACTGAAGGTTTACATTTATACATCCATAAACATTATTCTGATGAGAACAAGAATGAGAGACAATGAGAAAAATAGCCTTAGAAGTATTTATTTTTAAAGTCATTTAAAATaatatgaatacattttttttaaattagatagCAGGCATGATAAGGAACTAATATCAATTATGTCCTTATCAAATTAAACATTTTAGTTTCTGTTTGTATGTGCGTTTTCAGTGCGTATGAGAATAGAATGAATAAATTTCTGGGTTTATTCCAAAATCTGCCAATTATGAGACCGATGATTTGTGAAATTTATGAAGCCCAGCGGTAAAAGAGAGCCAAGGTTTAGGTAGcctagtatgtattatatattcctTATGATATGATCAAGGAAAATTAAACTTCCTATATGAatgcacttttatatatacatgataagtGTATTTACGTATAGATACGGATGAGCATTTAGTTTATATTATCTCAGGAAAACACTTAATCTTCAAAAGtaaaaccgatatatatatatatatatatatatatatatatatatatatatatatattatatatgtgtgtgtatgtgtgtatatatacatatatacatatatatatatatatatatatataatgaaaaccccTTAACCATTTCAACTACCACTTAAGAAGGGTTCTTTCTTTATTAGCCAAATCGTCTGCCGTTCTCATAACGTCTAAGAAGAGAAATTTGTAAATGTCAACCAAGGTTCAAAAGTGACAGTAAACAAACAAGACAATTACATGGAATGACGGTCGTTCCCCTGTATCACTTCTTCCTAGGTTCTAAGGAAAGGAAAACAtcagtgaaataaaaataaaaagaataattgataaattattattatatatatatatatatatatatatatatatatatatatatatatatatatatatatatgcaagtgattgtgtgtgtgtatgtgtaaatatattatactcgtgtatatatatatatatatatatatatatatatatatatatatatatatatataaatttatatatgtgtgtgtgtgtgtgtgtgtgtgaatatatatattcatataaataactatgtatacaaacataaatgaatatgcatatatatatatatatatatatatatatatatatatatatatatattcatttaaaaacaaTAGTAAGTCCGCAATAACTAACACGTTTATTCTACTGTGTAGTAAGTGACCATCAATTACTTCACATACTAAGACAAGACACAAATGAGAAATATTTCACAATTAAAAGCATCCTTTGGAACGCCCAATTCCTTTTCAAGTACTTTATGACCCATAAATAGACCTCACCTTTCTTGTTGCTCACAGTTACGAGGCGTTAGAAACCTTCCCGGCCATCATTTAAGGCTGCTATTAACCCCGAGCTTTTAACTTTGACGAGCCATTAGGAAAATTCAGATGTAGACTTGGTCATTCAACACTTATGCTCGTCTGAACCCCGGATTGAATAGTAGAAAGGCAAAAATCAATTAAAACTGCATCGATTTATTTTAGAAAGGAACAATGAGAAACAAGGAGACCCAAAGCAACGGAACTAAATAAAAGTGATTCCAATTTCACTCTTTTTAGTATAGCTATTTTTTTTCAGCTCGTCTGAACACCGGATTGTATAGTAGAACgctaaaaactattaaaaactgCAACGAGCTTTTTTTTGATAAAATGCAAGGAGCAATGGGCAATAATGACACCCAAAACAACGAGACTACTGTAAGATGACTTAAGTCTCATCCTTTTGAGCGTAATCATATTTTTCAGCGAGAGCTAACAAAGCCAAATCACACCATAACAACGGGTTGAATAGATTtgccctagtaataataatattcaccgTTTGCTTTCCAATTCTGTCCTTGACACTAAAGATCAACGAAAGGACAATCTTGAATCAGCCCAACTCTGAGATGCAAGGAGAAACCGACCCATCTCGAATTAAAGATGGGTCCTTTGCTTGCCTTCAGAATACTAATTTCAATTCGTATGCTATCGGAGGAATCACAGGCTCTTTGAGATGCAGCAGATCGCTTATCGGGTAAAGCACGGGCAGGTTCCATTCAGCCAGGTAAAAGaagctccccctccccccccccctcccgctcccCACCTCTCAGTAGCCTCTAGACTGTCCTGTACCTTCCGACCAAGCAACATTGTTCGACTTTCTTGGCAAATGGCTTACTAGATCTTGAAATGGTCATCATAAAAGTTTTATTTCCCAGGTCCTCTAcatgcatgaatacatacatatgtacacacgtaTTATGCAGTGACGCCTAAGGATTTGGCTTGCTAAAGATCCTATAGAATTATGATAATTACTTTTGATACAATTAGCTTATTGTGTCATAGGATATCTCATATATATcccgcactatatatatatatatatatatacatatatataaatatatataaagtacatatatatatatatatatatatatatatatatatatatatatatatatatacacacacacacatatatatatatatatatatatatatatatatatatatatatataaacgaactcacacatttacacacatacatatgcaatatatgtgatggtggtgtgtatgtgtgtaacctGATTCAGACATGTATAACCCACATTTAGTATATTACATAAGACAGTGAAGATGATTGTATCTATATCAAGTATTCAACTAGAATTCAAAGTATTTTCACCAGGCCAAAGTCAGAGGCATGGTCACGCATTGAGACTGTCAGCGGCTGCAGGACAGATCTCAAAGCAGAAGTAAAATGGCCTCTCAGTAAAATAATAAAGCACAACAGTGCTTAACTTTACTTTCTTCTTTATATTGTTGCACGACAACAAATGATCAAAGGCCACGTTTGCATGAGTAATTTGAGCTTACAGTAGCAGTAACAACGACACGGTTATAGGAAttatagatttaataaaaaaaatatatggtatatGACTTTAGATTAGTGTGAATAATTAACAGTAATACCATTATTTTTTATCTCGATTACAACCGTAACCAGAATaagaaaacagcaacaacaacaacaacaacaacaacaacaacaacaacaacaacaataataataataatgatgataataataataataataataataataatttttgtcaaaaggaaataaaattgggCTAAATATTCTCTCTAAGTACGTTGTGGCAGGACCACTTAATGACAACTAAAGATAAGGATTCAATTCCGTTTAAACTTTAACTTATTATTCACGGTCTTCCTGAACAAGGCACAATATAAGCTGGCTTTTGCTGTGGCAATTATTTAAAGTGATTATACCCTGACGGATCCTAGATGAGAATACAACCCCTGTTAGTCTAACGTCGTACCTCATCTAAGTCTAGAACTCCTCCTTCGATCAGGAACTTGTCTGAGGTAAAAGGACGCCGATCAACAATGACATACAGTTCTGTGTAAAAAGTCGACTAATCTGCTAAACATTATGCTTCAGCTATCACATATGTTTAGTATAATTCTATGCAATATGTAGGTAATGAAGCAAAATATTCAACCTGATATGTCTAACCCTAAGTCCTACCAGATGGATGCTCAGGGATATATGAACAGATGGTATATGGTATTTTTaaccatacatatatgtatgtactatatatatatatatatatatatatatatatatatatatatatatatatatatgatggctcccgggtctgggcaccaaaaatatacttTATTGTACTATGGCCCACGTgtctgagaaccaaacatataatatcatatatattacggctggcaagctaaacaacatCTTGAATTCCAATCTTACCTGTTTACTTTTAtattaaatctattacacttggaaaatctaatacccgaactctgagacagttataactcccagacagtaatatataaaacactgtatccaaaggtctcttaagtacactaaaaaacaaaaatgggtaattactcttaagttttatttaaagccattacttactatgattctttacaggatacgagcgaggtagtaataaacactgatgactgAAATAAtgcacttcacaaaaataaatattttcgatataaattacaacactttaaagtatttacataatacaaataaatcacctgaaatattaagtctgaacaaaacttagattaagacaaaaatgttacgatctgaacaTTATATagttacttgacttgaaatattgtatctgaataaaccttatactaagaacaaaaaataataatgaaaattatacaatcacttgtttcacttgaaattaaatctgaatacaatatctaagtttgttacataatgaaaatagataaccagatcacaatacaagtaaCTTTTCACTTTtttacagggctgtttacaaaaaatCTTAGATAATCTTTATAAGTACTCATTATATTTACAAAAACATGTCACActaaaacttcgatatttcactgaacacttttgaaacaatactctaagctgcgtatgagagagaggtggggagatgaTTATGACTtaagctgggattctctatctcatCTGtacaaccctggggtcgcctttatatgaaacttaactACTTCCAGAAAGTTCCATTCGCTCTGGAAGCGTGGGGGTTGGCataaaggcgtcagagttaccaagtattgctctctcgaacgcatACTCACACAACAGAGAgatgaactctctcagtcagctagcttcccccacccccctttgtcctcaaaataaaaagaaagataagacctAACATCAGGGccctcgagaaccttccaaagcacatggcacaatacCAGAACAGcgtatttcctctcaaacatgacacaatacctcgtaaaaatatagaaaaacatttacataagcccttgttcatatcttatatgggttacataacactctcaaacattacataagactttgtaacaaaaatatgtgaaatgaaaagttaattcttaaaaaaaaacgtaaatctgcatatactgactttaatgaagaatacaatgaaattaatgatgaaagtgttacgtaatttacataataaacttgaatctatacaagaggaactcatctttagggctggctattcatctcttcaatgcacaaatgaaatatatgaataaaatcatgaataaactattgcatttactctacactagacaagctttgtaagagtatatatatatatatatatatatatatatatatacatatatatatatacacatatatatatatatatatgtatatatatatctgtatatatatatatgtagatatatatatatatatatatatatatatatatatgtagatatatatatatatatatatatatatgtagagatatatatatatatatatatatatatatatatatatatatatatatatatacataaatacatgatgTTTCTACACGCTTTTCCTATCGAAAAAGAAAACAGCTAAACGCCCAATAAACAggtcagcaaaaaaaaagaaaaaaaaaatgcagagcaAAGCCGTAAGTTGAACGAAATCATTTTCCCTCCGAATAAATGGACTCTCTGATATTTGACCGGAGCGAGTCACGTAGTAGGGTCACCATCTCACATGACCTCTTGACACCTCCAACAATAAAGGACATACTTACACCTCCAAAAATTTCTCTCGACTTCAGCATGTTACCATTGTACCTCCGCAATGAGATAGAAAGTACTTGCAAGGTACACttgattattgatttttattactttttcactATTTACGTTTTGATTTAATGGTTAACAAAGGGAGAGTGAAAAGGGAGAGCTTTTTTCTCTTCCGCGGACAAaacaagtagttttttttttttttttttgcttctcttttttttttcttcgaaataGGATTTATAGAAAGTTTACGTTACgtggctgtgttttttttttttttttttttttacttaatcgaAAGTCACTAGTTTCAGTGCcgtttcccaacctttttgttacataattgcatacatacagacatatatacatacacatttacattggtatatatatatacacacaatcacacacaaacacacacataaatatatatatatatatatatatatacacacacacacacatatatatatatatatatatgcaatgttagCGTTATTAATGAATTGTACATTGGCTTTTCTATCtgcaaaatcaaatattaaaactaatatacTCATTCCTTTGTGTTCACCCTGccctataaaatataattattttgaccGCCCTCTTTGTTCAAGCTTCTTAATGATAATAGAAGTAATGATgacaattataacaaaaataatagcaatgatgatgataataactattCCCTTTTTTTCCTCCTGTAACATTAATGAAACAacttttaatttttcctcgttttgcAGTACCTTCGCAGTAAAGACAAGTAGCATCTATATGAAAGcaaattccattttcttttcaaatgaTTAAATACTTCTGAAGTTATTAGAATCCCATAATTCCCACTATAACTTGGTAAATTAGTAAGGCATATTCAAGAGGAAATGGGAATACTCTTGACAAGAATTAtaatatccattctctctctctctctctctctctctctctctctctctctctctctctatgtgcatTATATACGTATCAAGTAGCATACCCACAAACCTTTGGAAGTTCATGAACTTAAAGTGGAGCATTACACCAGCTGTTTATGGAGTGCTGAGTCGATGTTAACTACAAAGAACGTTTGAGTCGAAGCAAACAGGGGTGACTACGCCATCTTAGCTCTCCCTATCATACTATGCTACATCAAGAGTGTACCAAGGATAATTGACTCTAACTCCTGTTGAAGTTAATGGTATACAGTAGTACATACATGGGTGCCCGATAAATTTTTTTGGCATTTTAGGATATATGGCTATATGATGTTTTTGTCTCAAAATTAAGAGCCCCGAATAGTGGTATAACTCATCGGGAATTCAACACTGACACTGATTTTGTTAAAGATAGGCCTATATGAGATCTTGACATTGTGGaatttttatgttgatttattcGGAT is from Palaemon carinicauda isolate YSFRI2023 chromosome 13, ASM3689809v2, whole genome shotgun sequence and encodes:
- the LOC137651994 gene encoding U-scoloptoxin(01)-Cw1a-like — its product is MKVAALICALMGLAVALPGLRLRRDSTPFQFELPSNASLILGTIRTGFDCANLPYGYYADQDNNCAVFHVCLPYIDHDLFVVRQFSFFCGEGTVFDQERLVCDFPEFALPCSEAATYRKSNEYFGQTEVKFLEK